In Cryptomeria japonica chromosome 10, Sugi_1.0, whole genome shotgun sequence, a genomic segment contains:
- the LOC131859109 gene encoding ethylene-responsive transcription factor 1A-like, with translation MHYPGDEAAETAKMFERISQFLLGEDYSFSNDSSNNKRIEEAANGLWKELEKEKEEEEEVAQLQYKEEVKHYRGVRRLKFRGKFAAEIRNPKKKGMRIWLGTFSTAEAAAAAYDRAAFKLRGSRAILNFPLNVESGRYVDSHSQSVISHSPLSSSDKRRKISKN, from the coding sequence ATGCATTATCCAGGCGACGAAGCAGCGGAGACTGCAAAAATGTTCGAGAGAATTTCACAGTTTCTGCTGGGTGAAGACTACTCGTTTTCAAATGATAGCAGTAATAATAAGAGAATAGAGGAGGCTGCGAATGGGTTGTGGAAAGAACTGGAAAAGgaaaaggaggaagaggaagaggtagcTCAGTTGCAGTATAAAGAGGAAGTGAAACATTACAGAGGTGTGAGAAGGCTTAAATTTCGAGGAAAGTTTGCTGCTGAGATAAGAAACCCTAAGAAAAAAGGCATGAGAATTTGGCTTGGGACTTTCAGTACAGCAGAAGCAGCTGCAGCGGCATATGACCGTGCGGCGTTCAAGTTGCGTGGGAGCAGAGCAATTCTGAACTTCCCCCTCAACGTTGAGTCCGGACGGTACGTGGATTCGCATtctcaatctgtcatttctcattcTCCATTAAGCTCGTCAGATAAAAGGAGGAAGATTAGCAAAAATTAA